A single Dunckerocampus dactyliophorus isolate RoL2022-P2 chromosome 2, RoL_Ddac_1.1, whole genome shotgun sequence DNA region contains:
- the LOC129176594 gene encoding cytochrome c oxidase subunit 7A-related protein, mitochondrial: MYYKFSGITQKLTGSSPATAYTPQGLRPSVPTESPSMIFATPTKVVSETGAMAEYMGSNKVPDFQRIFQTSDGIPVHMKRGVPDKLLYRTTMALTVGGVLYCLVALYMAAQPKNK; the protein is encoded by the exons atgtattacaaattTAGCGGTATCACACAGAAGCTGACTGGTTCTTCTCCGGCGACTGCCTACACGCCTCAG GGCCTGAGGCCAAGTGTACCAACAGAATCCCCTTCCATGATCTTTGCCACACCCACTAAGGTGGTATCAGAGACCGGGGCCATGGCGGAGTACATGGGGTCTAACAAGGTGCCTGACTTCCAGCGGATATTCCAG ACATCAGATGGCATCCCCGTTCACATGAAGCGTGGCGTTCCTGACAAGCTGCTGTACCGTACCACCATGGCTCTGACAGTCGGAGGCGTTCTCTACTGCCTGGTGGCACTTTATATGGCGGCCCAGCCCAAAAACAAATGA
- the kcng3 gene encoding potassium voltage-gated channel subfamily G member 3 — translation MKSGKSVCVLNVGGTRYAFTRDVIRNFPLRRVSRLHACATEKEVLELCDDYDRDRNEFFFDRHAQAFVFIMLYVRSGKLRLLPGVCEISFYSEMLYWGLESAHLDSCCQKRLDDRLSEIGLDGLSEEDAGGGSEEETQSAVDPGQPLTRRARWLERTRRAFEEPNSSIGAQLLASVSVIFVIVSMVMLCASTLPDWDTAKRNTVEEHRIVEAVCIGWFTAECTMRFLVARDKWDFLCRPLNIIDVIAITPYYVTMALARAGMPGAGLGVAGVILRVLRMMRVFWLMKLARHFLGLQTLGLTLRRCYREMVMLMVFVCVAMAIYSALAQLLEHGLDLGSQNQDYASIPAAAWWVIISMTTVGYGDVYPVTVGGRVLGGMCVVSGIVLLALPITFIYHSFVQCYHELRLRSARCARSISMEILQ, via the exons ATGAAGTCCGGGAAGAGTGTCTGCGTTCTCAACGTCGGGGGGACCCGCTACGCCTTCACCCGCGACGTGATCCGTAATTTCCCACTCCGGCGCGTCAGCCGCCTCCATGCGTGCGCCACGGAGAAGGAAGTCCTGGAGCTTTGCGACGACTACGACCGGGACCGTAACGAGTTCTTCTTCGACCGCCACGCTCAGGCGTTCGTCTTCATCATGCTCTACGTGCGCTCCGGAAAACTCCGCTTGCTACCCGGCGTGTGCGAGATCTCCTTCTACTCCGAGATGCTCTATTGGGGGCTGGAGAGCGCGCACTTGGACTCCTGCTGCCAAAAGCGCCTGGACGACCGGCTCTCCGAGATCGGGCTGGACGGGCTCTCCGAAGAGGATGCAGGAGGGGGGTCTGAGGAGGAAACCCAAAGTGCGGTCGATCCAGGGCAGCCGCTCACCCGGCGAGCCAGGTGGTTGGAGAGGACGCGAAGGGCTTTCGAGGAACCCAACTCTTCCATCGGGGCGCAGCTGCTGGCTTCGGTGTCCGTCATCTTTGTCATCGTGTCCATGGTCATGCTGTGTGCCAGTACTCTCCCGGACTGGGACACTGCCAAAAGGAACACCGTGGAGGAGCACAG GATAGTCGAGGCAGTTTGCATTGGCTGGTTCACGGCCGAGTGCACGATGCGCTTCCTGGTGGCAAGGGACAAGTGGGACTTCCTCTGCCGACCGCTCAACATCATTGACGTGATCGCCATCACCCCTTACTACGTCACCATGGCGCTGGCCCGGGCGGGGATGCCGGGCGCCGGGCTCGGGGTGGCGGGCGTCATCCTGCGCGTGCTTCGGATGATGCGAGTCTTTTGGCTCATGAAGCTGGCCCGCCACTTCCTGGGCCTGCAGACGCTGGGGCTGACGCTGCGGCGCTGCTACCGGGAGATGGTGATGCTGATGGTGTTTGTCTGCGTTGCCATGGCAATATACAGCGCCCTGGCACAGCTCCTTGAGCACGGCTTGGATTTGGGCTCGCAGAACCAAGATTACGCCAGCATCCCGGCCGCCGCCTGGTGGGTCATCATCTCCATGACAACTGTGGGTTATGGGGACGTCTACCCTGTGACCGTCGGAGGGCGGGTTCTCGGGGGGATGTGCGTGGTGAGCGGCATCGTCCTGCTTGCCCTGCCCATTACGTTCATctaccacagttttgtacagtGCTACCATGAACTCAGACTCCGCTCGGCCAGATGCGCTCGCAGCATCTCGATGGAAATCCTTCAGTga